The following are encoded together in the Natronincola ferrireducens genome:
- the fliI gene encoding flagellar protein export ATPase FliI, translating to MREIALNKYQKSLENLDLVKYTGQVSQVIGLTIEAIGPAVRIGEVCKIYTLAHTKPILGEVVGFKGKKVLLMPLGEMEGIGPGSRVEALGTTLEVKVGKSLLGRILDGLGNPIDDKGPVRETRTYPVAGKPFNPLERTRIIQPLSLGVKAIDGLLTCGNGQRIGIFAGSGVGKSTLLGMMARNTQADVNVIALIGERGREVKEFLENDLKEEGLKRSIVIVATSDQPPLVRMKGALLATAIAEYFRDEGKNVLLLMDSLTRFSMAQREIGLAIGEPPVTKGYTPSVFAELPKLLERTGTSKKGAITGLYTVLVDGDDMNEPIADAVRGILDGHIVLSRKMATQNHYPAIDINTSVSRVMPNIVSPEQLSIANEIKQLLAVYREAEDLINIGAYAKGSNKKIDTAISNIDAINHFLQQDVNDKITYDEALNLMQTLLNY from the coding sequence ATGAGGGAGATAGCACTGAATAAATATCAAAAATCCCTTGAAAATTTGGATTTAGTGAAGTACACTGGCCAGGTGTCCCAGGTTATTGGGTTAACTATAGAAGCCATTGGTCCAGCTGTAAGAATCGGAGAGGTATGTAAAATATACACTCTTGCCCACACCAAGCCTATTCTTGGTGAGGTTGTGGGGTTCAAGGGAAAAAAAGTTTTGCTAATGCCCTTGGGAGAAATGGAAGGGATAGGACCTGGAAGTAGAGTTGAAGCATTAGGAACTACTTTAGAGGTTAAAGTAGGGAAAAGCTTATTGGGACGAATTCTAGATGGGCTAGGCAATCCCATAGATGATAAAGGTCCTGTAAGGGAGACAAGAACCTATCCTGTAGCTGGAAAACCCTTCAACCCTTTAGAAAGGACAAGAATTATCCAGCCATTGTCTCTAGGGGTAAAGGCTATAGATGGACTTTTAACCTGTGGCAATGGTCAAAGAATAGGAATTTTTGCTGGTAGCGGTGTAGGTAAAAGCACCCTGCTGGGGATGATGGCTAGAAATACTCAAGCTGATGTTAATGTTATAGCATTGATTGGGGAGAGGGGTAGGGAAGTTAAGGAGTTTTTAGAAAATGATCTTAAGGAAGAAGGATTGAAAAGATCCATAGTTATTGTTGCTACATCTGATCAACCGCCTTTAGTAAGGATGAAGGGAGCACTATTAGCAACAGCTATTGCAGAATATTTTAGAGATGAGGGCAAAAATGTATTATTGTTGATGGACTCCTTAACTAGATTTTCTATGGCCCAAAGAGAGATAGGCTTGGCAATAGGTGAACCTCCTGTTACAAAAGGATATACACCTTCGGTTTTTGCAGAGTTACCAAAGTTATTAGAACGTACAGGAACATCAAAAAAAGGTGCTATTACAGGACTATATACAGTGTTAGTAGATGGAGACGATATGAATGAACCTATAGCAGATGCAGTAAGGGGTATTTTAGATGGACATATTGTTCTATCACGAAAAATGGCTACCCAAAACCATTACCCCGCTATTGACATTAATACTAGTGTTAGTAGGGTTATGCCTAATATTGTTTCTCCAGAACAATTAAGCATTGCTAATGAAATAAAGCAACTATTAGCTGTATACAGAGAAGCAGAAGATTTAATTAACATTGGCGCTTATGCCAAAGGAAGCAATAAAAAAATTGACACTGCAATAAGCAATATAGATGCTATCAACCATTTCTTACAGCAGGATGTGAATGATAAAATAACCTATGATGAGGCTTTAAATTTAATGCAGACATTACTCAACTACTAA
- the fliJ gene encoding flagellar export protein FliJ, producing the protein MKFTYRFNSILKIKEKIEEEKKYALASQQRTCDMEKENLNRLLEKKNAITSKKNQLTRNNNIVKIRELKNASQDIQFINDLIDNQTIRVEQQEKRVVGCREELIVAKKQKKIYEKIMEKDYQNFKQQEFKKEAAFIDQLVTYKSTVRGG; encoded by the coding sequence ATGAAATTCACTTATAGATTCAACTCTATTCTTAAAATTAAAGAAAAGATAGAAGAGGAAAAAAAGTATGCCCTCGCATCTCAACAAAGAACCTGTGATATGGAAAAAGAAAACTTAAATCGTCTTTTAGAAAAGAAAAATGCTATTACCAGCAAAAAAAATCAGTTAACTAGAAATAATAATATAGTTAAAATTAGAGAATTAAAAAATGCATCACAGGATATTCAGTTCATTAACGATTTAATTGATAATCAAACCATTAGAGTAGAACAACAGGAAAAACGGGTTGTAGGCTGTAGAGAAGAACTTATAGTTGCTAAAAAACAAAAAAAGATATATGAAAAAATAATGGAAAAAGATTATCAAAACTTTAAACAACAGGAATTTAAAAAGGAAGCTGCTTTTATCGACCAGTTGGTTACCTATAAAAGCACTGTAAGAGGAGGTTAA
- a CDS encoding flagellar hook-length control protein FliK, translating to MIELQNIPDINMFSNKQQAIPTKEGNKNKNFLQMLQRKLAEVDNNQKMGSIKTSNSNTSEDRRPVSNTDANKKSRNLQEGLKEYNDNKNLKNEKQDGAKADSKTDSKEEKDLSLIDEETNEIGENPLLQQLLKVIEDMLQLMEEEKEGYLHQDKEKMKLALDSLGGKLELTLEIKELLQSTEMLLAGEEGSLKDIQIPKGIMDLKREIVGILEEFQEFHQLQDKPLEALENNASKLGMETYRINQDSSKPEEKPKATGDVVISQEVKDLGVSSKQKEFGEDFGYKGYEEIELDEQLDEYRFNTELPKDFQIKSIHSSKEFINDKTLHTKNILEQIVHKMDGIYKSGKNQLKLQLTPENLGKLSIDLLTSDQTIKAKVYVESLQVKEVIESNLNQFKESLRDKGLNISSIDVSVGQDPGTFHQERSYGQQKIKLKKSSYLDDDNLIALGEGDSLAIKNPYMINTNFDKLV from the coding sequence ATGATAGAGCTTCAAAATATACCCGATATAAATATGTTTTCAAATAAACAGCAGGCAATACCTACAAAAGAAGGAAATAAAAATAAAAATTTTCTACAGATGCTTCAGAGGAAATTGGCAGAGGTAGATAATAATCAAAAAATGGGTTCAATAAAAACTTCAAATTCCAACACCTCTGAAGATAGACGACCTGTAAGCAATACTGATGCTAATAAAAAGTCTCGTAACCTACAGGAAGGTCTAAAGGAATATAATGATAATAAAAATTTAAAAAATGAAAAACAAGATGGAGCAAAGGCTGATTCAAAGACTGACTCAAAGGAAGAGAAGGACCTAAGCTTAATTGATGAAGAAACTAATGAAATAGGAGAAAATCCACTGCTACAGCAACTATTAAAGGTTATAGAAGATATGCTTCAATTAATGGAAGAAGAAAAAGAAGGATATTTACATCAAGACAAAGAAAAAATGAAGCTAGCTCTAGATTCATTAGGAGGAAAACTAGAACTAACACTAGAAATAAAAGAGCTGTTGCAATCAACAGAGATGCTTTTAGCAGGAGAAGAGGGATCTTTAAAAGATATTCAAATACCAAAAGGAATTATGGATTTGAAAAGAGAGATAGTAGGAATTCTTGAGGAATTCCAGGAGTTTCACCAACTTCAGGACAAGCCTTTAGAAGCTTTAGAAAATAATGCATCAAAGCTAGGGATGGAGACCTATAGAATAAATCAAGATTCATCAAAACCTGAAGAAAAACCCAAAGCTACAGGAGATGTAGTGATTTCACAGGAAGTGAAGGACTTAGGGGTTTCTAGTAAGCAAAAAGAGTTTGGTGAGGACTTCGGCTACAAAGGATATGAGGAGATAGAGTTAGATGAACAACTGGATGAATATAGATTTAATACTGAATTGCCAAAGGATTTTCAAATAAAATCTATTCATTCATCGAAGGAGTTCATCAACGACAAAACCCTTCACACTAAAAATATTTTAGAGCAAATTGTTCATAAGATGGATGGCATATATAAAAGCGGAAAAAATCAATTGAAGCTTCAGTTAACTCCAGAAAATCTTGGAAAGCTTTCGATAGACCTTCTGACAAGTGATCAAACAATAAAAGCAAAGGTATATGTAGAGTCTTTGCAGGTTAAAGAGGTTATAGAAAGCAACCTTAATCAATTTAAAGAATCCTTAAGGGATAAAGGGTTAAATATTTCTAGCATTGATGTTTCTGTTGGACAGGATCCTGGGACTTTTCATCAAGAGAGGAGCTATGGACAACAAAAAATAAAGCTAAAAAAGTCCTCTTACCTTGATGATGACAATTTAATAGCATTAGGAGAAGGAGATTCCTTAGCTATTAAAAATCCCTATATGATAAACACCAATTTTGATAAATTAGTATAA
- a CDS encoding flagellar hook assembly protein FlgD yields MSTINNTTEVEHRYRHTNKEEKPNNASNLDKDAFLNLLVTQLKNQDPLNPMEDRDFIAQMAQFSALEQMQNLNETVKTTKETISQHITMMNNNMVKSQTEIANILSEIKKGLEIGKEDLEDTNKEEEVEVEQS; encoded by the coding sequence TTGAGTACTATTAATAACACGACTGAAGTGGAACATCGATATAGACATACCAATAAGGAAGAAAAGCCTAATAACGCTAGTAATTTAGACAAGGATGCGTTTTTAAATTTATTAGTGACACAGCTTAAAAATCAAGACCCATTAAATCCTATGGAGGATAGGGATTTTATCGCTCAAATGGCTCAATTCAGTGCTCTTGAGCAGATGCAAAATTTAAATGAAACTGTAAAAACCACAAAAGAAACAATCTCTCAACATATAACAATGATGAATAACAATATGGTAAAAAGTCAAACAGAAATTGCCAATATCCTATCAGAAATCAAGAAAGGACTAGAGATAGGCAAAGAAGATTTAGAAGATACAAATAAGGAAGAGGAAGTGGAAGTGGAACAATCCTAA
- a CDS encoding TIGR02530 family flagellar biosynthesis protein, producing the protein MVTYKINNKHLISQNNLQKPNSIKGTSDFHQVFQQQINKSAEIKFSKHAIQRLQQRNIELSVQEISKLNNAIDTAAKKGIKETLIIMDNRAFIASVNNKTVITAAVDEQLEDNVFTNIDGAVII; encoded by the coding sequence ATGGTTACTTATAAAATTAATAATAAACACCTGATTTCTCAAAATAACTTACAAAAACCAAACAGTATAAAGGGTACTTCTGATTTTCATCAGGTTTTTCAACAGCAGATTAACAAAAGTGCTGAAATTAAATTTTCCAAACATGCCATTCAAAGGCTTCAGCAAAGAAATATAGAATTATCAGTCCAAGAAATATCTAAGCTAAACAATGCCATCGACACTGCTGCAAAAAAAGGAATTAAGGAAACCCTAATCATTATGGACAACAGGGCATTCATAGCAAGCGTCAACAATAAAACAGTTATTACGGCAGCGGTGGATGAACAGTTAGAGGACAATGTTTTTACCAATATAGACGGAGCTGTAATTATATAA
- a CDS encoding flagellar hook protein FlgE: MMRSMFSAVSGLRAHQLRMDVIGNNIANVNTVGFKGSRVTFQEVFNQTLRGAGAPQQGRGGTNPQQVGLGINVASMDTFHIRGAVERTDYNTDLMINGDGFFIVGDGDTRSYTRAGSFVLDEAGNLVTPEGFKVMGYMYDEKTGKMGTTLEGIEVSRGLSFDAMSTGANYPSPGVFFEGNLNADVKPAGAMNNEDPPKFEVKPPEAGTALEDIKDNEGKSAVARDTTFTVYDELGGAHEVRLAFVKTGANEYNVYTVDKDGRITDVGPHPIEFESDGTIKTGQTMELKRVDLDDTGNEKDLLENGAKKFEFKISFEKLTQFANESDASATSIHGYKQGSLSDFAVDSNGVITGYFTNNQMRPIGQVALANFKNPAGLEKTGNNLYRVTSNSGEPMIGNPGTGGRGALNPGALEMSNVDLSREFTNMITTQRGFQANSRVITASDEMLQEVVNMKR; this comes from the coding sequence ATGATGCGATCAATGTTTTCAGCTGTTTCTGGGTTAAGGGCCCATCAGCTTAGAATGGATGTTATTGGCAATAACATTGCCAATGTCAATACTGTAGGATTCAAAGGTTCCAGAGTTACCTTTCAGGAGGTTTTCAACCAAACCTTAAGGGGGGCTGGAGCCCCACAACAAGGAAGGGGTGGCACCAATCCTCAACAGGTGGGGTTAGGAATCAATGTTGCTTCTATGGACACCTTCCATATCCGTGGAGCAGTAGAAAGAACAGACTACAATACAGATTTAATGATTAATGGAGATGGATTTTTCATAGTAGGGGATGGAGATACAAGGAGTTATACTCGAGCTGGAAGCTTTGTTTTAGATGAGGCAGGAAACTTGGTTACACCTGAAGGCTTTAAGGTAATGGGTTATATGTATGATGAAAAGACAGGAAAAATGGGGACTACATTAGAAGGAATAGAAGTTTCTAGGGGGCTTAGTTTTGATGCAATGTCTACAGGAGCTAACTATCCAAGTCCTGGTGTTTTCTTTGAGGGTAATCTTAATGCAGACGTAAAGCCTGCTGGTGCTATGAATAATGAAGATCCTCCCAAATTCGAGGTAAAACCTCCTGAAGCTGGAACTGCATTGGAGGATATAAAGGATAATGAGGGTAAAAGTGCAGTTGCTAGGGACACAACATTCACTGTATATGATGAATTAGGAGGGGCTCATGAAGTAAGACTAGCTTTTGTTAAGACCGGTGCTAATGAATATAATGTATATACAGTAGATAAAGATGGGCGTATTACCGATGTCGGCCCTCACCCTATCGAATTTGAAAGTGATGGAACAATAAAAACTGGTCAAACGATGGAGCTAAAGAGGGTAGATTTAGATGATACCGGGAATGAAAAGGATTTGCTAGAAAATGGCGCTAAAAAATTTGAGTTTAAAATAAGCTTTGAAAAATTAACGCAATTTGCCAACGAATCCGATGCTTCCGCCACAAGTATTCATGGATATAAGCAAGGGAGTTTAAGTGATTTTGCTGTAGATAGCAATGGCGTTATAACCGGCTACTTTACCAATAATCAAATGCGCCCCATAGGACAAGTGGCCCTAGCTAACTTTAAAAACCCTGCAGGTCTAGAAAAAACAGGAAACAATCTTTACAGGGTTACATCTAACTCTGGAGAACCAATGATAGGAAATCCTGGAACCGGTGGAAGGGGTGCCTTAAACCCAGGGGCCTTAGAAATGTCGAATGTAGACTTGTCTAGGGAGTTTACCAATATGATTACCACCCAAAGGGGTTTTCAAGCAAATTCAAGAGTTATAACAGCTAGTGATGAAATGCTTCAGGAAGTAGTGAATATGAAAAGATAG
- a CDS encoding flagellar FlbD family protein, with amino-acid sequence MIKVKRLNNSEILLNCELIEIIEETPDTIITLINGHKIVVIESADEVLNKIISYKRRIYGVHPQNQEKAYGKEV; translated from the coding sequence ATGATTAAGGTTAAACGATTAAATAATAGTGAAATCCTATTAAATTGTGAATTAATAGAAATCATAGAAGAAACCCCGGATACGATAATTACCCTTATAAATGGACATAAAATTGTAGTTATAGAAAGTGCAGATGAAGTCCTTAACAAAATTATCAGCTATAAAAGAAGAATTTATGGTGTTCATCCTCAAAATCAAGAAAAGGCTTATGGAAAAGAGGTGTAG
- a CDS encoding motility protein A, producing MDLATVIGIIVGLAFVTWGIISTGDIIMYLNLPSILIVLGGTISATFVAYPLAKVLEAMKIASKAFSNKIIESGEIIAKIIGLANTARKEGLLALEEAAEGIEDEFLQKGIMLIVDGTDPELVRSLLETELSFIEERHRQGQGIFETMGSLSPAFGMIGTLIGLINMLRTLDDPSTIGPSMAVALITTFYGSLLANLIFIPLANKLQLRSREEILRKEIMVEGLLSIQAGENPRIIEEKLKAFLPPKTRRDLQQNQEGVEA from the coding sequence TTGGATTTAGCAACAGTTATTGGAATTATAGTAGGTTTAGCCTTTGTTACATGGGGTATTATTAGCACTGGTGATATTATTATGTATCTCAACTTGCCCTCTATTTTGATTGTATTAGGAGGAACAATATCTGCTACCTTCGTAGCCTATCCATTAGCAAAGGTATTAGAAGCCATGAAAATAGCATCAAAGGCATTTTCTAATAAAATCATTGAATCAGGAGAGATTATTGCAAAAATTATAGGATTGGCAAATACAGCAAGAAAAGAGGGGTTGCTGGCTCTAGAGGAGGCGGCAGAAGGAATAGAGGATGAATTTTTACAAAAAGGTATTATGTTAATTGTTGATGGTACCGATCCAGAGCTGGTAAGAAGCCTTCTGGAGACGGAATTATCCTTTATAGAAGAAAGACATAGGCAAGGACAGGGGATTTTTGAAACTATGGGGAGTTTGTCACCGGCCTTTGGTATGATAGGAACATTAATTGGGCTAATTAACATGTTAAGGACTTTAGATGATCCATCGACAATTGGCCCTAGTATGGCAGTAGCATTAATCACAACCTTTTATGGTTCCCTATTGGCTAATCTAATATTTATTCCTTTAGCCAATAAGTTACAACTTAGAAGTAGGGAAGAAATTTTAAGAAAAGAAATTATGGTTGAGGGATTACTATCTATTCAGGCAGGAGAAAATCCTCGTATTATTGAGGAAAAACTAAAGGCCTTTTTACCTCCAAAAACTAGAAGGGACTTGCAACAAAACCAGGAAGGTGTTGAAGCATAA
- a CDS encoding flagellar motor protein MotB, translating into MARRRISEDKTQQGSPAWMATYGDMVTLLLCFFVLLFSFSEIDVQKFEAIIQSFQGSLGILDAGRSIEPSQYISDGLNDELTTKQLEELEDFRKLQERLQQFLRERELDADILVSLETRGLVLRFQDNVLFDPGRAEIKGTFTEILLNIAEFLDEAEYQNKSVKIEGHTDTVPVGLNSKHETNWELSVARAANVVRFLIEDVGLEPTRFSAAGYGEYHPVAPNDTVENRAKNRRVDIVILKSELNISTP; encoded by the coding sequence ATGGCTAGGAGGAGGATTAGTGAAGACAAAACTCAACAAGGATCCCCAGCATGGATGGCTACCTATGGGGATATGGTAACTTTGCTGTTGTGTTTTTTTGTGTTGCTCTTTAGTTTTTCTGAAATTGATGTACAAAAATTTGAAGCTATTATACAATCTTTCCAGGGTTCCTTAGGTATTTTAGATGCTGGAAGATCAATTGAACCAAGTCAGTATATTTCTGATGGGTTGAATGATGAATTGACCACAAAGCAATTAGAAGAGTTAGAGGATTTTAGAAAGCTTCAGGAGCGACTTCAGCAATTTTTAAGGGAAAGAGAACTAGACGCTGACATATTGGTTTCTTTAGAAACTAGAGGGTTAGTCTTACGATTTCAAGACAATGTATTGTTTGATCCTGGAAGGGCTGAAATTAAAGGAACATTTACTGAGATTCTTTTAAATATAGCAGAGTTTCTAGATGAAGCAGAATATCAAAATAAATCTGTAAAGATAGAAGGGCATACTGATACAGTTCCTGTAGGTCTAAATTCAAAACATGAAACAAACTGGGAATTATCTGTGGCCAGAGCTGCTAATGTAGTAAGGTTTTTGATAGAAGATGTGGGACTGGAACCCACAAGGTTTTCAGCCGCGGGCTATGGAGAATATCATCCGGTAGCACCAAATGATACAGTAGAAAACAGAGCGAAAAATAGACGGGTGGATATTGTAATTTTAAAATCTGAACTAAATATTTCCACACCCTAA
- a CDS encoding flagellar basal body-associated FliL family protein: MNFRKILLYSLIGFVLSGIFFGTILYFTVFRVPKEVSNYVETYKFHLGSFSTNLSHQRSFFKGEITVETTDKSLLKNLDEKNAELRDQIIKTIIGQKPEDILNPEGQQELRQELIRIISEVMASDKITNVYFTDYIIQ, from the coding sequence ATGAATTTTAGGAAAATACTTTTATATTCATTAATAGGCTTTGTTCTATCTGGAATTTTCTTCGGGACCATATTATATTTTACTGTATTTAGAGTCCCCAAAGAAGTTAGCAATTATGTGGAAACTTATAAATTTCACCTAGGAAGCTTCTCAACCAATTTAAGCCATCAAAGGAGCTTTTTTAAAGGAGAAATTACAGTAGAAACAACAGATAAAAGTCTTTTGAAAAATTTAGATGAAAAAAATGCTGAACTTAGGGATCAAATTATAAAAACTATTATAGGACAAAAACCTGAAGATATTTTAAACCCCGAAGGACAGCAGGAGCTAAGGCAAGAACTGATAAGAATAATATCAGAGGTAATGGCATCAGATAAAATCACCAATGTTTACTTTACTGATTATATTATACAATAG
- the fliM gene encoding flagellar motor switch protein FliM, which produces MICLSDVLSQNEIDALLQALSTGELDVEDIQEEKQDKKIRSYDFKSPKKLAKDQLRTLQIIHDNYSRSLNTFLSGYLRSYVQTEVSSVEELSYYEFSNSIVNPAIISMINFHPLTGQIAIDLSPSIAFTLIDRILGGSGKNYEEIRTFTEIEITLIKKLMKQIIDLMIDPWENVIELQPVLEKIETNSQFAQIVSPNETVALITLNIKIGDVEGMLNICIPHIVIEPILTKLSTKFWFSSISKTITEEDKKTLKKRVEKSKINICAQLGSTYITVKDFLELQIEDVILLDQLAKAEIEIFAGDKRKYFGLPGTMKNKIAVKVTRIDKEGDELDE; this is translated from the coding sequence GTGATATGCTTGTCTGATGTTTTATCCCAAAATGAAATTGATGCTTTATTACAGGCTTTAAGTACTGGAGAGTTAGATGTAGAAGACATTCAAGAAGAAAAACAAGATAAAAAAATTAGAAGCTATGATTTTAAGAGTCCAAAAAAACTTGCCAAGGATCAGCTTCGAACCCTACAAATTATTCATGACAATTATTCTAGAAGCTTAAACACCTTTTTGTCAGGATACCTAAGAAGCTATGTGCAAACAGAAGTTTCTTCAGTAGAGGAATTATCCTACTATGAGTTTAGTAATTCCATCGTTAATCCTGCCATTATATCTATGATAAATTTTCATCCTCTTACAGGACAAATAGCTATAGATTTATCTCCTTCTATAGCCTTTACACTTATTGATAGAATACTTGGGGGTAGCGGTAAAAATTATGAAGAAATCCGAACCTTTACAGAAATTGAAATTACTTTGATCAAAAAGCTAATGAAACAAATAATTGATTTGATGATAGATCCATGGGAAAATGTTATTGAACTTCAACCTGTATTAGAAAAAATAGAGACCAACTCTCAGTTTGCTCAAATTGTATCTCCTAATGAAACGGTGGCATTAATAACCTTAAATATAAAAATAGGTGATGTTGAGGGGATGTTAAATATATGTATTCCCCATATTGTTATAGAGCCAATCTTGACAAAGCTCAGTACAAAATTTTGGTTCTCAAGCATTAGCAAAACAATAACAGAAGAAGACAAGAAAACCTTGAAAAAACGTGTAGAAAAAAGCAAAATTAATATTTGCGCCCAATTAGGCTCTACTTATATAACTGTAAAAGACTTTCTAGAACTACAGATAGAAGATGTGATCTTACTAGATCAATTGGCAAAGGCTGAAATAGAAATTTTTGCAGGGGATAAGCGGAAGTATTTTGGCCTCCCAGGAACAATGAAAAACAAAATCGCTGTAAAGGTTACTAGAATTGACAAGGAAGGAGATGAACTAGATGAATGA
- the fliY gene encoding flagellar motor switch phosphatase FliY, translating into MNDMLSQEEIDALLRGSSINSDEVEDAGFEFTDIEKDAIGEIGNISMGTSATTLSTLLRHKVTITTPKVSIMTMQQLCEDYPMPFVAVEVKYKEGIQGLNLLIIKIEDVKIIADLMMGGSGQAGSDPLSELHLSAISEAMNQMVGSSATSLSEMFTKKIDISPPRAFELDLQEKDINGIFNDDKEKLVRIAFKMEIEGLIDSEIMQLIPIGFAKEIIKSLMPTNDEALASSINQSLVEAEDRDKADDYDIINASMIEEETYLTSEAQQIDNKPQQNKKVNVQPVEFQSFDQPSYRGIPENISLIQDVPLKVTVQLGKTVKKINEVLEFGPGTIIELDKLVGEPLDILVNGQYVAKGEVVVIDENYGVRITDIVNPQKRFAKL; encoded by the coding sequence ATGAATGATATGTTATCCCAAGAAGAAATAGATGCTCTCCTTAGAGGAAGTAGTATTAACTCAGATGAGGTTGAGGATGCAGGCTTTGAATTTACAGACATAGAAAAAGATGCTATTGGCGAAATAGGTAACATTAGCATGGGAACTTCAGCTACAACATTATCTACTTTATTAAGGCATAAGGTAACCATTACAACACCAAAGGTTTCTATCATGACAATGCAGCAGCTGTGTGAAGATTATCCAATGCCTTTCGTGGCAGTAGAGGTGAAATATAAAGAAGGTATACAGGGGCTGAATCTGTTAATTATAAAAATAGAAGATGTAAAAATTATTGCTGACTTAATGATGGGTGGCAGTGGACAAGCAGGTAGTGATCCTCTATCAGAACTCCATTTAAGTGCCATTAGTGAAGCTATGAATCAAATGGTGGGGTCTTCCGCAACCTCTTTATCGGAAATGTTCACAAAAAAAATAGATATAAGTCCACCTAGGGCATTTGAGCTGGACCTTCAAGAGAAAGATATCAATGGCATTTTTAACGATGACAAAGAAAAATTAGTTCGCATAGCCTTTAAAATGGAAATAGAAGGCTTAATAGATAGTGAGATTATGCAATTAATTCCAATTGGTTTTGCAAAAGAAATAATAAAGTCGTTAATGCCTACGAATGATGAAGCTTTGGCTTCCAGCATAAATCAATCTTTAGTTGAAGCAGAAGATAGAGATAAAGCAGATGATTATGATATTATAAATGCTTCTATGATAGAAGAAGAGACTTACTTAACAAGTGAAGCCCAACAAATAGATAACAAGCCTCAGCAAAACAAAAAGGTTAATGTTCAACCAGTGGAGTTCCAATCCTTTGACCAGCCTTCTTATAGAGGAATTCCAGAGAATATTAGTCTGATTCAAGATGTGCCCTTGAAGGTAACAGTTCAATTAGGAAAAACTGTAAAGAAGATAAATGAAGTACTGGAGTTTGGACCTGGTACAATAATTGAACTTGATAAACTTGTGGGGGAGCCCTTAGATATATTGGTAAATGGTCAATATGTAGCAAAGGGAGAAGTGGTTGTAATAGATGAAAACTATGGAGTGCGGATAACGGATATTGTTAATCCTCAAAAACGTTTTGCCAAACTTTAG
- a CDS encoding response regulator produces MASGILIVDDAAFMRMMIKDVLTKNGLEVIGEAENGLKAVEKYKELEPHLTIMDITMPEMDGIQAVKEIKKLDANAKIIMCSAMGQQAMVIEAIQAGAKDFIVKPFQADRVIEAVKKAIG; encoded by the coding sequence ATGGCTAGTGGAATTTTAATAGTTGATGATGCTGCATTTATGAGAATGATGATTAAAGATGTGTTGACGAAAAATGGATTAGAGGTAATAGGTGAAGCGGAAAACGGACTGAAGGCTGTTGAAAAATATAAGGAGTTAGAGCCCCATCTAACGATTATGGATATTACTATGCCTGAAATGGATGGCATACAGGCTGTAAAAGAAATAAAAAAATTGGATGCTAACGCTAAAATTATTATGTGTTCAGCAATGGGTCAACAGGCAATGGTTATTGAAGCAATTCAAGCAGGAGCAAAGGATTTTATAGTAAAGCCTTTTCAAGCTGATCGTGTTATTGAAGCGGTTAAAAAAGCTATAGGATAA
- a CDS encoding flagellar biosynthetic protein FliO encodes MLQNNIYTIFSTVIMAVFVIFIAYYTTVIISKKSNFYLQDRTVKILERTGISTHLNITIIQIADKVYILAVQNKNTTIIDSMDFEKWHEYRKNHYRPTQSNFASMFKNPFSKIIASTRTKAEISSKKKG; translated from the coding sequence ATGTTACAAAACAATATTTATACTATTTTTTCTACAGTAATTATGGCTGTTTTTGTAATTTTTATAGCTTATTATACAACAGTTATAATTAGCAAAAAATCAAATTTTTATCTTCAAGATAGAACCGTCAAGATATTAGAGCGAACAGGAATATCTACTCACTTGAATATAACAATTATTCAAATTGCTGATAAGGTTTATATATTAGCGGTTCAAAACAAAAATACTACAATCATTGATTCAATGGACTTTGAAAAATGGCATGAATATAGAAAAAACCACTATAGGCCAACTCAAAGTAATTTTGCTAGTATGTTTAAAAATCCTTTTAGTAAAATCATTGCATCAACAAGGACTAAAGCAGAAATCAGCAGCAAAAAAAAAGGGTGA